One genomic region from Vitis riparia cultivar Riparia Gloire de Montpellier isolate 1030 chromosome 17, EGFV_Vit.rip_1.0, whole genome shotgun sequence encodes:
- the LOC117904514 gene encoding trithorax group protein osa-like isoform X3, translated as MVLKTCLAQIMLGMMGTPRETPSTQSAASQHTQQLIAQATQQMSGTSGSQSQVPVTKQMENPMQIASAAAQMAPSQIPNLLSHPISSASQPPLARPQMPTVSSQLQQPGQTPILPHMPLQPPLPPHPRLPSMPAFQHQHPSQMGSSMGFQQPGGQLHHSQPVFHSGTQPNASIGPSFTQAQPPLPSQLPSQSFNQIGGSHLRTEFSNPAGSSMQVDRGSSAWMPPRHESTMGTQIPGPPPLVPGFGPSNPPPRPPMLNPEMEKALLQQVMSLTPEQINCLPPEQRHQILQLQQMLRQ; from the exons AAGTACTCAGTCAGCAGCATCACAGCATACTCAGCAGCTAATCGCTCAGGCCACGCAACAGATGTCAGGAACAAGTGGATCTCAAAGCCAAGTTCCTGTAACAAAGCAAATGGAAAACCCAATGCAGATTGCATCTGCAGCAGCCCAGATGGCCCcctctcaaattcctaatttgCTTTCCCATCCAATTAGTTCTGCTTCTCAGCCACCATTAGCTCGACCTCAGATGCCTACAGTCTCCAGCCAATTGCAACAACCAGGACAGACACCTATCCTTCCACATATGCCGCTGCAACCACCATTGCCTCCACATCCTAGACTTCCATCAATGCCAGCTTTCCAACACCAGCACCCGTCACAAATGGGCTCCAGTATGGGATTCCAACAACCTGGCGGTCAGCTGCATCATTCTCAGCCTGTGTTTCAT TCAGGTACCCAACCTAATGCTAGCATTGGGCCTTCCTTTACACAGGCACAGCCACCACTTCCAAGTCAGCTGCCATCGCAATCTTTTAATCAG ATTGGAGGTTCACATTTAAGGACAGAGTTCAGTAATCCTGCTGGAAGCTCCATGCAAGTGGACAGGGGATCTTCTGCCTGGATGCCTCCCCGTCATGAGAGTACAATGGGAACACAGATCCCAGGACCTCCACCATTAGTTCCTGGGTTTGGCCCTAGCAACCCACCTCCACGCCCCCCAATG TTAAACCCCGAGATGGAGAAGGCTTTGCTTCAGCAGGTAATGAGCCTAACCCCAGAGCAGATTAATTGCCTGCCTCCGGAGCAAAGGCATCAGATTCTTCAGTTGCAACAGATGCTGCGGCAATGA